DNA from Roseimicrobium sp. ORNL1:
GGGATGAAGATGAAAAGGAAATCGCTTGAGAAGCGTTTTCCACCTTCTCCCTCGCTTCAAATCAAATGATACGCCTCCTCCTCCTGATGGCAGTCTTCTCGTCTGCCGTCCCTGCCTTTGCGGACCCCGAATATGAAGTCGTGCGCGACTGGCCGGCGCTGCCCGAGGGAAAGTCACTCGGCTTGTGTGCCGGTGTGGGGATTGACTCCCATGACAATGTCCTTGTCTTCCACCGCAACGGCCGCGCCTGGTCGAATCCCTTTCCCACGGAACCCATTGCAGGGCCGACTGTCAGCCTCATCGATGGTCGCACCGGAAAGCTGCTCGCCTCATGGGGAGCGGGCGAGTTCATCATGCCGCATGGGCTCACCGTGGATCATGAGGACAACGTCTGGCTCACGGACGTGGGCCGCCAGCAGGTGTTCAAGTACAGCCATGATGGGCGTCTCCTGCTGACGCTCGGCGAGCGCGGAAAACCGGGTGCGGACAAGGAGCATTTCAACTATCCGACCGATGTCACGGTGCTGTCCGATGGCTCGTTCTACGTGAGCGATGGCTATCGGAATACACGGGTGGTGAAGTTCAATCCTGCCGGGCAGTACGAATTCGAGTGGGGCACCAAGGGCAGCGGACCGGGACAGTTCAATCTTCCCCATGGCATCGCGATCGATGGTGGTGGACGTGTAGTTGTCTGTGATCGAAGCAATGCACGCCTGCAGGTCTTCGACCCGCGCGGTGGATTTATCGCCGAGTGGAAAGGCCCTGAGATTGGGCGTCCCTATGGAGTGAGTGTCGACGCGCATGGGCATGTCTTTGCGATCGATGGTGGAGATCAGTTAAAGGGTAAGCTCGATCGCTCGAAGGCCGTGGAACTCGATGCTGCAGGCGCCGTGGTGAACACCTTTGGATCTTTTGGCGCAGGGCCTGGGCAGTTCCAGCTCGGGCACGACATCGCGGTGGCCCACGACGGCTCTGTTTATGTCGCGGAAGGAAAGGGGCAGCGAGTGCAGAAATTCATTCGCCGATCCAGCGGTGATCGTGAGGGTGGGGGAGCGGCATCTCCCTCGCCCCGGTGAGAGTGTGCGATTGGGCCTGCGTTGGTTGGAGAGGACCGATGGGACCTTTTACCCAAAGCCTCAGCTGACCCTTGAATGCTGTTTCCTCACAGCGGTAGCAGGAGGGGATTTCCTCGCAGTCACCCCAGTAGGTGACTACCCGAGTGCCCTCGGGGAGGAGAGAAAGCTCGGTGTGAACCCACTTCGTGTAAGCGAGATAGAGGGTGTCATCCAGCGTCACCGCTTCATCGATACGCAGTGACTCAATCACATTCTCTTCAAAGGGATTAAAGATGTAGAAGGCATCGAAGTCCCGGAAATTCACGTCGGTGATATTGGCCTGAATGATCTCTGCGCGCGGGATGTCATACTTCCGGAACATGCTCCTCCCCGTGCGGCATAGATGCCCCCGCTGCTCCACCCCGGTGAAATGCCCGGGAGTAGTGGCGGCTCCAATGGCGCAAAATTTTCCGGGGCCGCATCCTACATCCAGCACGCGGGTGCCAGGCTCTGTCACCAGCCACTGGGCTGCCTGACGGGCGGCGTCCACCGAAGTCCAATGACAGGGAGAGAGATTTTGGATGTTCTCTGGGAATGCCTCGTCAAAGTTCTCATCACTCATCAGGTGAAGAGGTTTCCCTGCGCGGCCGCGGGATGGTGGCGCGGCTGCGGCAAGAGATTCTGAAGGCATGCCCCCACAGTAGCGCACTTGCCGTGCAAGTCTCCTTCAACCTGCATCTCGCCAGAAGCCAGCCCCGTAGCGAGAGGGCTTCCATGTCTGCCCACTGCGAATTTGTATGCGTGCCTGCTCCATGGTGTGAGAGGGAATGATGACGTGTATCAGGAGAAGGCGGCGTCCTCCCCTTGCGGTGTGTTGCGGGGCAGGTCCCCCGGGAATCCTCGCGAGGGCAGGGGAGGATGCCGGTCGTGATAGGTCTCCTTTATAAGTCTTATGCCTAAAAAATGACTTAGAACTGATATTTTTATTGCATTAGTTGTGCTAAAATTGCAGAATTTAGTCCTGCACATCATACACAGGTATTTCGATTTTAAGTCTCCCAACGTCTTCCGAATCCCGACTGCCGTCTCCAATTCAAAGTCGTATTTGCGACTGGTGGCGATGGCTCATGAGAGCTGAATGCTTGGCTCTTATGGTGTTGGAACGGAGTCTCTTCCAGCGCGGGATTACCTCCCGCATACCCCCGCTCTAAGTTTCGCTCGCCAGCTAGGGGTAATTAGTCCTTTGGGTATATGAAATTTATGGTTTTTGTTCGAAATTCGATAAAGATCTAAACGCATGATAAAGCATTCGCTGTTCGCTGTTCTCTGCCTGACCGTGATGGATCTCCATGCTATTGTGCTCTCTCCGAGCACTTTGCAGGTCTCAGGCCATCAGCAACCGCAAAGCATTCAGAAGGCAGCCTCAGGCGTAGGAATGGGCGAAGCAGGCGTGGAGCCGACTGCGTTTCCTTTTTGGGAGAATATCGGGACCGTGGGCATGGGCACGGGACTCTACTTGGGAGATGGCTGGGTACTCACGAGTACCCACGTGGGATGCCTGCCCTTCGTCCTCTCCGATGGCAGTGTCTACCGGCCGATTGCAGGGACTTGGCAGCCGCTCAAGAATGCAGATGGCTCCAAGTCAGATGTGGCTGTGTTTCAGGTCAATCAAGGGGTGAGTGACTCCGCATTGCGGAAGCTGTCCGGCATTTCCATCTCGACGGATACGGTGGAAGCACAGACCCCAGTGCTCCTCGTGGGAACTGGGTATGTGGAGAAGAAATCCGCAGGGGAACAGAATCCCGTGCGCTTCGGCGCCTACCAAAGGACTACCCGGGAGAAGCGCTGGGCCCTGGCCACCACGAATGAAGTCACTGCCCCAGCAGCGACCCAAGGCGGGCTGAAGACCCATTGCTTCGCGACGACTTTCCGTGCACAAGCCTTTGGCGGTCAGGCGGCTGAGGGGGACTCGGGTGGAGCTGCTTTTGTCTTCGATGCCGATGAGCGGCAGTGGAAGCTGGCGGGATGCATCTTTGCTGTCTCCCAAGTGAACGCGTTTGTGCCATACGGTGCCAGGACGTACGTAGGAGATTTGGCAGTGTACAGCTCGCAGATTGACGAGCTCGCCTGCTGTTCCGGTCACTGATTTGGTGGCGCAATGTTACTGCTGCCATTCCTGAGGTAAAGGTTGCCCCTGCACGTACAGGGGGAGGAAAGGGATTTTGTCGCCTCGCAGGCCTGAAATTCAGGCCGAAATTGCATTCTATTTAAATTTTTTTATACAAATGCGGCTCGTTGGCAATGAGGAGCTAAAGAAGTATTGCAATTTGTAAAAATGTTCGTCAGAGAAATAATTGTTCAGAAATTTCTAGACAACTCTGAATGTCGGTTTACTCGTGGTGGAAAGAAGTCATGGAGCTAATCCCTTAGTTCCTTCGTCGGTAAATCCCCGCAACAGTTTCAGTAACACACTGGAGAGTCAGTAATTCGGTTCGGATTATCGTTCCTGTCACAACACGCGTGATCGCGCGTCTTCGCGTCATTGCATATCTGCGTCGCACTTGTGTGAATGGCGAACCTCGCACCCTCAGGCCCACCTATGACCACTCGCCATGAAGATTTCAATCACCGAGTCCAATGCCTCAACAGGGAGGCACGAGACCAAAAACGTGGATGTCCAATCGGAAGCCCGCATTCCGGTTCAGCTTCAAGGTAACGTTCAGATTTCGAGAGACGGCGAACCGCCCGCCAGTGTCACAAAGTTGGCGGATGGCGTGGTGATTCAGTGGAAGGATGGGACTTTCGTGGTGTTGGTGCCCGAGGACGGCAACAACCTGGACCAACTCAAGCAGGTGAGCATCAATTCCGTGATGGATGGTGCGGCGGTGGATGAGTTCATGCTGTGGCGCGCGTCGTACGAAGACAGTCCGCTCGACTTTGCTGGGATGGGGCCCTATGGCCTGCCACTGCGCGACGTGGAGCAGGAAAATGCTGACCTCTTCAAGGAACCGGTCGCGGAGTCGGAACCCGCGGTCGCACCCCCGGCACCGCCTGCGCCTGACGTGGCGCCGGTGATCATCCCACCGCCTCCCGTGGATCTTCCTCCAAGCGCGGTTGATGACTCCAATTTCATCATCGAGTCGGACATCACGCCTTCCATCGCCGCGGGGAATGTGCTGCAGAATTTGATTCATGGGTTGTACAAGAACATTGGCCCGTTCTCGGATGTGGCCGATTCGGAACCCGAAGGCGGTCTTTTAACGCTCGTGAAGGCCGGTGTGCAGGGAGCGCTGGGAGCTGCGCTGGGCTTCAACGGAGTGACGGTGCAAGGGCAGTACGGCACGCTGATCATCCAGGCGAATGGGTCCTACATCTATGCCCTCAATCAGAACAATCCAGCTCCCGAAGCGCTCGACGAAGGAGAGAGCCTGGTAGAGACATTTTTCTACACCGTGTCAGACGCTACGGGGCAGACGGCCCAGGCCACGCTGACGATCACCATCTTCGGTACCAATGATGCCCCGGTGGCCAATGCGGATACGAACTGGGCTCAGGAGGATGTGTCCAATGCCAGCGGCAATGTGTTGCAGACGCTGGCACACAATG
Protein-coding regions in this window:
- a CDS encoding class I SAM-dependent methyltransferase, with the protein product MPSESLAAAAPPSRGRAGKPLHLMSDENFDEAFPENIQNLSPCHWTSVDAARQAAQWLVTEPGTRVLDVGCGPGKFCAIGAATTPGHFTGVEQRGHLCRTGRSMFRKYDIPRAEIIQANITDVNFRDFDAFYIFNPFEENVIESLRIDEAVTLDDTLYLAYTKWVHTELSLLPEGTRVVTYWGDCEEIPSCYRCEETAFKGQLRLWVKGPIGPLQPTQAQSHTLTGAREMPLPHPHDHRWIGE
- a CDS encoding trypsin-like serine protease; amino-acid sequence: MGEAGVEPTAFPFWENIGTVGMGTGLYLGDGWVLTSTHVGCLPFVLSDGSVYRPIAGTWQPLKNADGSKSDVAVFQVNQGVSDSALRKLSGISISTDTVEAQTPVLLVGTGYVEKKSAGEQNPVRFGAYQRTTREKRWALATTNEVTAPAATQGGLKTHCFATTFRAQAFGGQAAEGDSGGAAFVFDADERQWKLAGCIFAVSQVNAFVPYGARTYVGDLAVYSSQIDELACCSGH
- a CDS encoding peptidyl-alpha-hydroxyglycine alpha-amidating lyase family protein — its product is MIRLLLLMAVFSSAVPAFADPEYEVVRDWPALPEGKSLGLCAGVGIDSHDNVLVFHRNGRAWSNPFPTEPIAGPTVSLIDGRTGKLLASWGAGEFIMPHGLTVDHEDNVWLTDVGRQQVFKYSHDGRLLLTLGERGKPGADKEHFNYPTDVTVLSDGSFYVSDGYRNTRVVKFNPAGQYEFEWGTKGSGPGQFNLPHGIAIDGGGRVVVCDRSNARLQVFDPRGGFIAEWKGPEIGRPYGVSVDAHGHVFAIDGGDQLKGKLDRSKAVELDAAGAVVNTFGSFGAGPGQFQLGHDIAVAHDGSVYVAEGKGQRVQKFIRRSSGDREGGGAASPSPR